In Bacillus anthracis str. Vollum, a genomic segment contains:
- the cya gene encoding anthrax toxin edema factor — protein MTRNKFIPNKFSIISFSVLLFAISSSQAIEVNAMNEHYTESDIKRNHKTEKNKTEKEKFKDSINNLVKTEFTNETLDKIQQTQDLLKKIPKDVLEIYSELGGEIYFTDIDLVEHKELQDLSEEEKNSMNSRGEKVPFASRFVFEKKRETPKLIINIKDYAINSEQSKEVYYEIGKGISLDIISKDKSLDPEFLNLIKSLSDDSDSSDLLFSQKFKEKLELNNKSIDINFIKENLTEFQHAFSLAFSYYFAPDHRTVLELYAPDMFEYMNKLEKGGFEKISESLKKEGVEKDRIDVLKGEKALKASGLVPEHADAFKKIARELNTYILFRPVNKLATNLIKSGVATKGLNVHGKSSDWGPVAGYIPFDQDLSKKHGQQLAVEKGNLENKKSITEHEGEIGKIPLKLDHLRIEELKENGIILKGKKEIDNGKKYYLLESNNQVYEFRISDENNEVQYKTKEGKITVLGEKFNWRNIEVMAKNVEGVLKPLTADYDLFALAPSLTEIKKQIPQKEWDKVVNTPNSLEKQKGVTNLLIKYGIERKPDSTKGTLSNWQKQMLDRLNEAVKYTGYTGGDVVNHGTEQDNEEFPEKDNEIFIINPEGEFILTKNWEMTGRFIEKNITGKDYLYYFNRSYNKIAPGNKAYIEWTDPITKAKINTIPTSAEFIKNLSSIRRSSNVGVYKDSGDKDEFAKKESVKKIAGYLSDYYNSANHIFSQEKKRKISIFRGIQAYNEIENVLKSKQIAPEYKNYFQYLKERITNQVQLLLTHQKSNIEFKLLYKQLNFTENETDNFEVFQKIIDEK, from the coding sequence ATGACTAGAAATAAATTTATACCTAATAAGTTTAGTATTATATCCTTTTCAGTATTACTATTTGCTATATCCTCCTCACAGGCTATAGAAGTAAATGCTATGAATGAACATTACACTGAGAGTGATATTAAAAGAAACCATAAAACTGAAAAAAATAAAACTGAAAAAGAAAAATTTAAAGACAGTATTAATAACTTAGTTAAAACAGAATTTACCAATGAAACTTTAGATAAAATACAGCAGACACAAGACTTATTAAAAAAGATACCTAAGGATGTACTTGAAATTTATAGTGAATTAGGAGGAGAAATCTATTTTACAGATATAGATTTAGTAGAACATAAGGAGTTACAAGATTTAAGTGAAGAAGAGAAAAATAGTATGAATAGTAGAGGTGAAAAAGTTCCGTTTGCATCCCGTTTTGTATTTGAAAAGAAAAGGGAAACACCTAAATTAATTATAAATATCAAAGATTATGCAATTAATAGTGAACAAAGTAAAGAAGTATATTATGAAATTGGAAAGGGGATTTCTCTTGATATTATAAGTAAGGATAAATCTCTAGATCCAGAGTTTTTAAATTTAATTAAGAGTTTAAGTGATGATAGTGATAGTAGCGACCTTTTATTTAGTCAAAAATTTAAAGAGAAGCTAGAATTGAATAATAAAAGTATAGATATAAATTTTATAAAAGAAAATTTAACTGAATTTCAGCATGCGTTTTCTTTAGCGTTTTCTTATTATTTTGCACCTGACCATAGAACGGTATTAGAGTTATATGCCCCCGACATGTTTGAGTATATGAATAAGTTAGAAAAAGGGGGATTTGAGAAAATAAGTGAAAGTTTGAAGAAAGAAGGTGTGGAAAAAGATAGGATTGATGTGCTGAAAGGAGAAAAAGCACTTAAAGCTTCAGGTTTAGTACCAGAACATGCAGATGCTTTTAAAAAAATTGCTAGAGAATTAAATACATATATTCTTTTTAGGCCTGTTAATAAGTTAGCTACAAACCTTATTAAAAGTGGTGTGGCTACAAAGGGATTGAATGTTCATGGAAAGAGTTCGGATTGGGGCCCTGTAGCTGGATACATACCATTTGATCAAGATTTATCTAAGAAGCATGGTCAACAATTAGCTGTCGAGAAAGGAAATTTAGAAAATAAAAAATCAATTACAGAGCATGAAGGTGAAATAGGTAAAATACCATTAAAGTTAGACCATTTAAGAATAGAAGAGTTAAAGGAAAATGGGATAATTTTGAAGGGTAAAAAAGAAATTGATAATGGTAAAAAATATTATTTGTTAGAATCGAATAATCAGGTATATGAATTTAGAATTAGCGATGAAAACAACGAAGTACAATACAAGACAAAAGAAGGTAAAATTACTGTTTTAGGGGAAAAATTCAATTGGAGAAATATAGAAGTGATGGCTAAAAATGTAGAAGGGGTCTTGAAGCCGTTAACAGCTGACTATGATTTATTTGCACTTGCCCCAAGTTTAACAGAAATAAAAAAACAAATACCACAAAAAGAATGGGATAAAGTAGTTAACACCCCAAATTCATTAGAAAAGCAAAAAGGTGTTACTAATTTATTGATTAAATATGGAATTGAGAGGAAACCGGATTCAACTAAGGGAACTTTATCAAATTGGCAAAAACAAATGCTTGATCGTTTGAATGAAGCAGTCAAATATACAGGATATACAGGGGGGGATGTGGTTAACCATGGCACAGAGCAAGATAATGAAGAGTTTCCTGAAAAAGATAACGAAATTTTTATAATTAATCCAGAAGGTGAATTTATATTAACTAAAAATTGGGAGATGACAGGTAGATTTATAGAAAAAAACATTACGGGAAAAGATTATTTATATTATTTTAACCGTTCTTATAATAAAATAGCTCCTGGTAATAAAGCTTATATTGAGTGGACTGATCCGATTACAAAAGCCAAAATAAATACCATCCCTACGTCAGCAGAGTTTATAAAAAACTTATCCAGTATCAGAAGATCTTCAAATGTAGGAGTTTATAAAGATAGTGGCGACAAAGACGAATTTGCAAAAAAAGAAAGCGTGAAAAAAATTGCAGGATATTTGTCAGACTATTACAATTCAGCAAATCATATTTTTTCTCAGGAAAAAAAGCGTAAAATATCAATATTTCGTGGAATCCAAGCCTATAATGAAATTGAAAATGTTCTAAAATCTAAACAAATAGCACCAGAAT